Proteins encoded within one genomic window of Actinoplanes octamycinicus:
- a CDS encoding HEAT repeat domain-containing protein — MINGVDKDAQPDNRRRTEEEWDALFVANDVRVWSAGLRAAGEPDLDRVEWGRFRHWRGPADDVPDLLRCAAGPDPEEAREALSLLWDGLIRDSCTSAPAALAVPFLLRLAADPAAQGRIEALYLAAWAGHRVRFAVETRSTLFRVESPLDQFSIGPGEADRSDWSIQAAREALGADAQILIELANDDDSDMRIAAVFALATALELPRVADDAVRARLAVEPDPAVRVSLVLAIGQLGGDAGEAERWWRDPARPDDVRFAAALAWLCIAELPASADVTTLLAESTTPEMEQVMLRVPWAEFATPGSMPMLPPSPWPDDPPRAASTGWLAEWLAGLLDDAHRESVQESMPKAGWPFFGQGGAAGVRETWG, encoded by the coding sequence ATGATCAACGGTGTGGACAAAGATGCGCAGCCGGACAATCGGCGTCGAACCGAGGAGGAGTGGGACGCGCTGTTCGTGGCCAACGATGTGCGGGTGTGGTCGGCCGGGTTACGGGCGGCCGGTGAACCCGATCTCGACCGCGTCGAGTGGGGTCGGTTTCGGCACTGGCGTGGACCGGCCGACGATGTGCCCGACCTGCTGCGCTGCGCGGCCGGTCCGGATCCGGAGGAGGCCCGCGAGGCGCTGAGCCTGTTGTGGGACGGGTTGATCCGGGACTCCTGCACGTCGGCCCCGGCTGCGCTCGCGGTGCCGTTCCTGCTGCGGTTGGCCGCCGACCCGGCTGCGCAGGGTCGGATCGAGGCGTTGTATCTGGCGGCTTGGGCCGGGCACCGGGTGCGCTTCGCCGTCGAGACCCGCTCGACCCTGTTCCGGGTGGAATCGCCGCTGGATCAGTTCTCGATCGGGCCGGGCGAGGCGGACCGCAGCGACTGGTCCATTCAGGCGGCGCGTGAGGCGCTCGGTGCCGATGCTCAGATTCTGATCGAACTTGCCAACGACGACGATTCGGACATGCGGATCGCTGCCGTGTTCGCGCTCGCCACGGCTTTGGAGCTGCCACGGGTCGCCGACGATGCGGTGCGGGCCCGGCTGGCCGTCGAGCCCGATCCCGCCGTCAGGGTCAGTCTCGTACTGGCCATCGGGCAACTCGGCGGTGACGCGGGCGAGGCCGAGCGATGGTGGCGCGATCCGGCCCGGCCCGACGACGTACGGTTCGCGGCCGCCCTCGCCTGGCTCTGCATTGCGGAGCTGCCCGCATCCGCTGACGTGACCACACTGCTGGCCGAGTCCACGACACCCGAAATGGAGCAGGTGATGCTGCGCGTGCCGTGGGCCGAGTTCGCCACGCCCGGCAGCATGCCGATGCTTCCGCCCTCGCCATGGCCGGACGACCCGCCCAGGGCGGCGTCGACCGGATGGCTGGCGGAATGGCTGGCCGGGCTGCTCGACGATGCGCATCGCGAATCGGTCCAAGAGTCCATGCCGAAGGCCGGTTGGCCCTTCTTCGGCCAAGGCGGCGCTGCCGGCGTACGAGAAACCTGGGGTTGA